One region of Sulfurisphaera ohwakuensis genomic DNA includes:
- a CDS encoding [LysW]-aminoadipate/[LysW]-glutamate kinase yields the protein MIVVKAGGRVIKNNLDGIIESLSNVGEQAIFVHGGGDQVTETSKKLGIEPVFVTSPEGIRSRYTSKEELEVFIMVMSLISRQIVSKLAHKKKVISLTGADGNSVIAERKKKIIIIDERGRKRIVDGGYTGKIKKVDSLVISDLLKSFDLLVFAPLAYDPEEKTLLNVDGDQMAFAIATAMKADTLILLTDVEGVLVDGKVISKLTSKEAKELSKRIGPGMNRKLLMAGETIENGVKKVIISSGLVQDPISNALQLRGTVIM from the coding sequence ATGATAGTTGTAAAAGCCGGAGGAAGAGTAATAAAAAATAATTTAGATGGGATTATTGAAAGTTTATCTAATGTAGGAGAACAAGCTATATTTGTTCATGGTGGTGGAGACCAGGTAACTGAGACTTCTAAGAAACTAGGAATAGAACCAGTATTTGTAACTTCACCAGAAGGAATAAGAAGTAGATATACATCTAAAGAAGAATTAGAAGTTTTTATAATGGTTATGAGTTTGATTTCAAGACAAATAGTATCAAAATTAGCTCATAAAAAGAAAGTAATTTCACTAACTGGTGCTGATGGTAACTCTGTAATTGCAGAGAGAAAGAAAAAAATAATAATAATAGATGAAAGAGGAAGAAAAAGAATAGTTGATGGTGGTTATACTGGGAAAATAAAGAAAGTTGATTCATTAGTAATCTCAGATTTGTTAAAGAGTTTTGATCTTCTAGTTTTTGCTCCCCTGGCATACGATCCAGAAGAAAAAACATTACTTAATGTTGATGGAGATCAAATGGCTTTTGCAATTGCTACTGCTATGAAAGCTGATACTTTAATACTTCTAACTGATGTTGAAGGAGTTTTAGTTGATGGAAAAGTAATAAGTAAGCTCACGTCTAAAGAGGCTAAAGAATTATCTAAAAGAATAGGACCCGGTATGAACAGAAAACTATTAATGGCCGGAGAAACTATTGAAAATGGAGTTAAAAAAGTAATAATCTCCTCGGGTCTTGTGCAAGACCCAATTTCAAATGCATTACAATTAAGGGGAACGGTGATCATGTAA
- the argC gene encoding N-acetyl-gamma-glutamyl-phosphate reductase: MIRVAVIGGSGYTGGELLRILAVHPKVEVTYVTSREYAGKPITLVHPNLRGFYNMNFSQFSFDKLGDKADAVFLGLPHKVSLEYVPKILEMGIQVIDLSADFRLKDPTLYKIWYGYEHPYPDLLKKAVYGLPELHYEELKNAKLIASPGCNATATILAGAPLVASSLLETYKLISDVKVGSSEGGAKPHEGSHHPERQNAIRPYEADGHRHAAEAEQELSLIAKRDVKVSLVPHAVSSVRGALASVHGWLSSDISEMDMWKKSIEFYKGRKFIRIIRSNIHPYPDPKFVIGSNFADIGFAIEKRMQRITMFSAIDNLMKGAAGQAVQAFNISRGFEEDEGLRIPPLRPA, translated from the coding sequence ATGATAAGAGTTGCTGTAATAGGAGGTTCAGGTTATACTGGTGGAGAATTGCTAAGAATTCTGGCAGTTCACCCAAAAGTAGAAGTAACGTATGTAACATCTAGAGAATATGCTGGTAAACCCATAACATTAGTACATCCAAATTTAAGAGGATTTTACAATATGAATTTTTCACAGTTTTCATTTGATAAACTAGGAGATAAAGCGGATGCTGTATTTCTAGGGTTACCGCACAAAGTTTCATTAGAATATGTACCAAAAATTCTAGAAATGGGAATTCAAGTAATTGATTTAAGTGCAGATTTTAGGTTAAAAGATCCTACTCTATATAAAATATGGTATGGTTATGAACATCCATACCCAGATTTGCTGAAAAAAGCTGTGTATGGCTTACCAGAACTTCACTATGAAGAACTTAAAAATGCAAAACTTATCGCTTCTCCAGGCTGTAATGCTACTGCAACTATATTAGCTGGCGCTCCTTTAGTTGCATCAAGTCTATTAGAGACCTACAAATTAATCAGCGATGTAAAAGTTGGAAGTAGTGAAGGAGGTGCGAAACCTCATGAAGGTAGTCATCATCCAGAAAGACAAAATGCAATAAGACCTTATGAGGCCGATGGGCATAGACACGCAGCTGAAGCTGAGCAAGAACTTAGTTTAATAGCAAAAAGGGATGTAAAAGTAAGTTTGGTTCCTCACGCCGTTAGTAGTGTGAGAGGTGCTTTGGCTTCAGTTCATGGTTGGCTAAGTAGTGATATAAGCGAAATGGATATGTGGAAAAAATCCATAGAATTCTATAAAGGAAGAAAATTCATACGTATAATAAGGAGTAATATTCATCCTTATCCAGATCCAAAATTTGTTATAGGTAGTAATTTTGCAGATATAGGTTTTGCAATAGAAAAAAGAATGCAAAGAATAACAATGTTTTCTGCAATAGATAACTTGATGAAAGGTGCAGCTGGTCAAGCAGTACAAGCCTTTAACATATCAAGAGGTTTTGAAGAAGATGAGGGTTTAAGAATACCTCCTCTGAGGCCTGCTTAA
- the lysM gene encoding HTH-type transcriptional regulator LysM → MADVDESDLKILEILRKNARTPYTSIAKELKISEAAVRKRIEKLIKMGVIKRFTIDYELENEIRAIVMVKTNPQIPTPEISKKIIKIQGVEFVYETTGDYDILTVVRGTNISSINKTIDDIRSLQGVLSTNSTIVLRVWF, encoded by the coding sequence ATGGCGGATGTAGATGAAAGTGATTTAAAAATTCTTGAAATATTAAGGAAAAATGCAAGAACTCCATACACTAGTATAGCTAAAGAGCTCAAAATTAGTGAAGCGGCAGTAAGGAAAAGGATTGAAAAACTAATAAAAATGGGTGTAATTAAGAGATTCACTATTGATTATGAGCTAGAAAATGAAATAAGAGCTATAGTTATGGTAAAAACTAATCCACAAATCCCAACACCAGAAATTTCTAAAAAAATAATAAAGATTCAAGGAGTAGAATTTGTATATGAGACAACTGGAGATTATGACATTTTAACAGTAGTTAGGGGTACTAACATCTCCTCAATTAATAAAACAATAGATGATATAAGAAGCCTTCAAGGAGTACTAAGTACAAATAGTACAATAGTTCTTAGAGTCTGGTTTTAA